The segment ATCGGCGGCGGCGGACCGGCCGCCCTGGAGGCACTGCGCGAGGTCACCCGGGCCGTCCAGGGCCGGGGCGCCTGCAAGCACCCCGACGGTTCGGCCCGCTTCTTCACCTCCGCGCTGTCCGTCTTCACGGACGATCTGGCCGCCCATGTCCTCCGGGGCACCTGCGGCCGGGAGACGACGGGTGTGCTGCCGCTCCCCCTGCCCGGATACCGGGAGGCGGAGAAAGCCGTCCCGAGCGGCGAGAAGATGCTCATCGACTGGACGCTGTGCCAGGGGCACGGGCTCTGCGCGGACCTCGTCCCGGAGCTGATCCGGATCGGCCCGGACGGCTATCCCACGGTCGCCGATGCCGTCGTACCGGCCCATCTGCGCGGCCGGGCCCAGCGGGCGGTACGACGCTGTCCGGCCCTCGCGCTGCGCATCGAGCGGACGCGGTTGCCCGCACCCGGTACGGCACTGATCCTGAGACAGCGCTGATCCCGAGACACACACTGAGCGGCCGGAAACAACAGAAATCCCGCCGGACCGAATGGTCCCGGCGGGATTCTCTGATGAGAGTGGAGCTAAGGAGAATTGAACTCCTGACCTCCTGCATGCCATGCAGGCGCTCTACCAACTGAGCTATAGCCCCTTGTGAGATGCCGCCCGGCCGGTTTTTCCTCCGTGTCCCGGCGACGTGGACAACATTAACGCCCTCCCGCCCGCATCACCAAATCCATATCGGCCCCCGCCCGGAGACCGGCGGGGCAGCGGAAACGGACCGGTCGGCCGGGGTCGGAACGGAGCCGGGACCGGGCCCGGTCCCGGGCCGGGAAGGGGAAGGGGAAGGGGAGGGGAGCAGGGACAGGAGACGGGGGCAGGGGGCGGGAACGGGCTCCTATGCCGTGGCGAAGGAGTAGAAGCGCTTCAGAGTGCAGTGTTCGTCGAGCAGACGGCCGTAGATCGGTTCGCCTTCGAGCTCGCGGTACGTCTCGATCGGGTCGCCTTTTATGATCAGCGCCCTTGCGCACTCCTCGCACCAGTACTGGTACTCGGGGTTGATCGGGTCCATGTCGCGGACGATGGGCGTACCACTGCCGCACCAGTCGCATTTACGCCTGTGTGCACCCATCAGTCAGTTCCAGTTGTGGCCGCAGGACGTGCACACGTAAGAGACTCCACCATTGTCGCCGAGGACCTGGGCGACATGCGCCGATCCGCAGGACGGGCAACTGAGGATCACGCGTATGCCCGGAGCCACGAGCTGGGCGCATACGGCCTGGCTCGTGCTGGCGGACATCGTGCTCTCCCTCCCGTACTGGCCGGTGTCCCCTCCGGCCGTCCGATTCTGCCACGACAGCCCGATCCGGGTCAGGAGCGTTTGCGGACGAGACCTGCGAAGGTTCCGGCGACGGAGGCGGCGGCCAGTGCCGCCGCGACCCACCACCACGCGTCGGCGGAACCCGCCGCGCCCACCGCGCCGCCCTGGCCGAACGCCGCCCGCCGGTCGAGGAAGAACGACCCGAAGGCGGCCACTCCGACGATCTGGCCGAGCTGGGTGACGGTCACCAGCAGCCCGCTGGCGTCGGCCGCGTCCTCGGTACGGACCGTCGCCAGCGCCCCGGCGAGCGCGGGGCTGTAGGCGGCGGCGAGCCCGGCCCCGAGGGCGGCCAGTGCGGCGTACAGCGGGAGTCCGCCGCCGTCGCCGTCCCGCAGCAGCACCCCACTGGCGAGCAGGGCGAGAGCGGTGACCGCGAACCCGCCGGGGACCAGCGCGGGTTGGAGGCTCGCGGGCAGTCTGCGCCAGGTGAGTCCGGTCACCCCGAAGGCCAGGGCGGTGGGCAGGGCCGTCAGCCCGGCGCGCAGGGCGCCGTATCCGAGGCCGTTCTGGAGGTGCAGGGTGAGGGCGAAGACACAGCCCGCGTTGACCGCCATGGCCAGGGCGATCCGGGCGACGGCCGTTCCCATGCCGGGGATCCGCAGTACCCGGGGAGCGATCAGCGGGGCTCCGCCGCGGCGGGCCGGCCGGGCCTCGTACACCAGGAACACCGCGAGCAGGACGGCCGTCGCGACCAGGCTGGACCAGGTCCAGGCCGGCCAGCCGTGCTCCTGGCCGAGGACCAGGGGCACGGTGAACAGTCCGACCACGGCGGCGAAGAGGACGAGGCCGGGAAGGTCGAGGCCGCGGCCCCGGCCGGCGGGCCGGTCCGGCGGCAGCACCCGGGCGCCCAGCACCAGCAGGACGGCGCCGATCGGCACATTGATCAGG is part of the Streptomyces qinzhouensis genome and harbors:
- a CDS encoding MFS transporter; this encodes MSTTSTPLPAPPGSPASSKDPGTDNRPGALLALVLAAQFMALLDVFVVHVAAPTIRTELGASSAQLQLVVAGYTVAYAILLITGARLGELIGHRRAWLAGLALFTAASLACGLAAETGQLIAFRLVQGAGAALLIPQVLSLIQRNFTGEARVRALGAYAAVLAVGAVAGLVAGGLLVSADLLGLGWRPVFLINVPIGAVLLVLGARVLPPDRPAGRGRGLDLPGLVLFAAVVGLFTVPLVLGQEHGWPAWTWSSLVATAVLLAVFLVYEARPARRGGAPLIAPRVLRIPGMGTAVARIALAMAVNAGCVFALTLHLQNGLGYGALRAGLTALPTALAFGVTGLTWRRLPASLQPALVPGGFAVTALALLASGVLLRDGDGGGLPLYAALAALGAGLAAAYSPALAGALATVRTEDAADASGLLVTVTQLGQIVGVAAFGSFFLDRRAAFGQGGAVGAAGSADAWWWVAAALAAASVAGTFAGLVRKRS